In one window of Macadamia integrifolia cultivar HAES 741 chromosome 2, SCU_Mint_v3, whole genome shotgun sequence DNA:
- the LOC122092951 gene encoding cytokinin dehydrogenase 3-like produces the protein MHQTLLIFVPLLQLIKDTYIPFFKNPPLPFSSLSLSLSNMGIRSKSIKSCFIVILFVRRLMSMIEKLRKRPCLPPSLPEKLTSLDLAARLRVDSESITMASTDFGKRRRLIPAAVLYPLSEVDIVNLIRSSYGSSSPFSIAARGHGHSVCGQAMTQDGVVVDMRALNGLSGGRINLCGLASYVDVGGEQLWIEVLKATLEHGVAPRSWTDYLYLTVGGTLSNAGISGQSFRHGPQISNVYEMDVVTGRGEVVTCSRHLNSELFYAVLGGFGQFGIITRARIALEPAPSRVKWVRMLYLDFPTFTRDQEHLITINGDEAGKKGLDYVEGSLVMFQSPANNWRSSFFSQTDHSRITSLATQHGIIYCLEVAKYYDDLSVDTVEKELEMLLRDLSFIPGFIFTKDVSYVDFLDRVRSGELKLRSKGLWDIPHPWLNLFVPKSQIMDFDAGVFKGILQQSPNSSGPILVYPMIKSKWDDKMSAVTPDEDIFYSIGLLRSSSYNCKEDYGLQLENENRKILEFCEEAGINVKQYLPNYKTREEWMNHFGSKWEVFKERKNKFDPLAILSPGQRIFNFSQGQY, from the exons ATGCATCAAACCCTTTTAATTTTTGTGCCTCTTCTTCAACTAATTAAGGATACATACATACCCTTCTTCAAGAACCCACCActccccttttcttctctctctctctctctctctaacatggGTATTAGAAGTAAGAGTATTAAGAGTTGTTTCATTGTGATATTATTTGTTAGACGTTTGATGTCAATGATAGAGAAGCTAAGGAAGAGGCCATGTCTTCCTCCTTCATTGCCAGAGAAGCTTACATCTCTGGACCTCGCCGCGAGGCTTCGTGTTGATTCTGAATCTATTACCATGGCCTCCACTGATTTTGGTAAAAGAAGGAGATTGATTCCTGCTGCAGTTCTCTATCCATTATCTGAGGTTGACATTGTGAACCTCATAAGATCCTCTTatggttcttcttctccttttagtATTGCAGCAAGGGGTCATGGCCATTCAGTTTGTGGACAAGCCATGACTCAAGATGGTGTTGTTGTAGATATGAGAGCTTTGAATGGATTAAGTGGTGGAAGGATTAATCTTTGTGGGTTAGCTTCTTATGTTGATGTGGGTGGAGAGCAGCTGTGGATAGAGGTTTTGAAGGCAACCTTGGAGCATGGGGTTGCACCTAGGTCTTGGACAGATTACTTGTATCTTACGGTGGGTGGTACCCTCTCTAATGCAGGCATCAGCGGCCAATCCTTTCGTCATGGCCCTCAGATCAGCAACGTTTATGAGATGGACGTTGTTACTG GGCGAGGTGAGGTGGTGACCTGCTCAAGACACCTGAATTCAGAGTTGTTTTATGCGGTACTGGGAGGATTTGGCCAGTTTGGGATCATCACAAGAGCAAGAATCGCCCTAGAGCCAGCTCCAAGCAGG GTGAAGTGGGTACGTATGCTCTACCTTGATTTCCCTACTTTCACAAGAGACCAAGAGCATCTGATCACAATCAATGGAGATGAAGCAGGGAAGAAGGGTTTGGATTACGTGGAAGGTTCTCTTGTTATGTTCCAGAGTCCTGCAAATAATTGGAGGTCCTCATTCTTCTCCCAAACTGATCATTCCAGGATTACTTCCCTAGCAACCCAACATGGCATCATTTACTGCCTAGAAGTGGCCAAGTATTATGATGATCTCTCTGTAGATACTGTTGAGAAG GAGTTAGAAATGTTGCTCAGAGATTTGAGCTTCATCCCAGGTTTCATCTTCACCAAAGATGTATCCTATGTAGATTTCCTTGATAGGGTTCGAAGTGGAGAACTAAAGCTTCGTTCAAAAGGACTTTGGGACATCCCTCACCCATGGCTTAATCTCTTTGTTCCCAAATCTCAAATCATGGACTTCGATGCAGGTGTTTTTAAGGGCATCCTTCAACAAAGCCCAAATTCCAGCGGACCCATCCTTGTCTACCCTATGATTAAAAGCAA GTGGGATGATAAAATGTCTGCAGTTACACCAGATGAAGATATCTTCTACTCCATTGGACTACTGCGATCAAGTAGTTATAACTGTAAGGAAGATTATGGTTTACAGTTGGAGAATGAGAATAGGAAGATACTGGAGTTTTGTGAAGAGGCTGGGATTAACGTGAAGCAATATCTTCCTAATTACAAAACCAGGGAAGAGTGGATGAATCATTTCGGCTCAAAATGGGAGGTtttcaaagaaaggaagaacaagTTTGATCCATTAGCAATATTGTCTCCAGGTCAAAGGATTTTTAATTTCTCACAGGGCCAATATTaa